One region of Manduca sexta isolate Smith_Timp_Sample1 chromosome 25, JHU_Msex_v1.0, whole genome shotgun sequence genomic DNA includes:
- the LOC115441454 gene encoding trypsin, alkaline C-like codes for MRNVLVLLAASLAAVAAAPRNPQRIVGGSVTTIEQYPEIVALLFSQFGILYSQACGGTILNNRSILTAAHCPAGDRVSRWRARIGSTRSNSGGIVYNFNSFIIHPNYNRRTLDNDIGIMRTSSPIVYNAGARPGSIAGPNYALADNQIVWAAGWGATSYGGSSSAQLRHVQIWTVNQATCRSRYASIGRTVTDNMLCSGWLDVGGRDQCQGDSGGPLYHNRVVVGVCSWGRRCALAEFPGVNARVTRFSNWIQVNA; via the exons ATGCGTAATGTCTTAGTCCTATTGGCTGCAAGCTTAGCAGCTGTTGCAG CTGCGCCGAGAAACCCGCAAAGAATAGTCGGCGGTTCAGTAACTACCATCGAGCAGTATCCAGAGATTGTCGCTCTTTTATTCTCCCAGTTTGGTATCCTGTATAGCCAAGCATGCGGCGGCACTATTCTCAACAACAGATCCATTCTGACTGCAGCTCACTGTCCAGC AGGCGACCGAGTTTCACGTTGGCGTGCGCGCATTGGCTCCACTCGATCCAACAGCGGTGGCATAGTTTACAATTTCAATTCCTTCATCATACACCCTAATTACAATAGAAGAACTTTAGACAATGACATTGGTATTATGCGGACTTCTTCCCCAATTGTTTATAACGCTGGTGCTCGGCCTGGTTCCATCGCAGGCCCTAACTATGCGCTTGCTGACAACCAAATAGTTTGGGCAGCTGGTTGGGGCGCTACTTCT TATGGTGGTTCGTCATCGGCACAACTGAGGCATGTTCAGATCTGGACTGTGAACCAGGCCACGTGTAGGTCTCGCTACGCCAGTATTGGCCGTACCGTCACCGACAACATGTTGTGCTCCGGCTGGCTCGACGTCGGCGGCCGCGATCAGTGCCAGGGTGACTCCGGTGGCCCTCTCTACCACAACCGCGTGGTCGTCGGAGTATGTTCTTGGGGAAGAAGATGCGCTCTCGCCGAGTTCCCTGGCGTTAACGCTCGCGTCACACGTTTTAGCAATTGGATTCAAGTGAATGCATAA